A stretch of Henckelia pumila isolate YLH828 chromosome 4, ASM3356847v2, whole genome shotgun sequence DNA encodes these proteins:
- the LOC140867071 gene encoding uncharacterized protein gives MATISATISPVTFPAATAVSAQRRTRVKFINGLNAFGGLKAHNNVASLGVPIGTEQSFAKIVSSLKKKSSQGRGGGALTSTCNAIEEIFRIAAIMNALVLIGVAVGFVLLRVEALVEESE, from the coding sequence ATGGCAACAATATCTGCTACAATATCACCGGTGACGTTCCCGGCCGCCACCGCCGTATCGGCCCAGAGGAGAACAAGAGTCAAGTTTATCAATGGATTGAACGCATTTGGTGGGCTAAAGGCACACAACAATGTGGCTTCATTAGGCGTACCGATTGGCACTGAGCAGTCTTTTGCCAAGATTGTTAGTTCCTTGAAGAAGAAATCCTCGCAAGGCAGGGGAGGTGGTGCTTTGACTTCCACCTGCAATGCTATTGAAGAGATTTTCAGGATTGCTGCCATTATGAATGCATTGGTTCTCATCGGGGTTGCAGTCGGATTCGTGCTTCTTCGAGTTGAAGCATTGGTGGAGGAATCTGAATGA
- the LOC140861129 gene encoding uncharacterized protein, whose product MSNISKLEFSALDISGKNYLSWILDAEIHLDAMGIGNTIKDENNESPQNRAKAMIFLRHHLHDGLKIEYLTIKDPLDLWNNLKERYSHQKTVILPKARYDWMHLRLQDFKSQYREKGFKKYSELISCLLVAEQNNELLMKNHEIRPTGANPFPEVNVAMHDEKRKQNKIEFGRGSGHGHGRGRDRGRGCERRRGRFHPYNRGHEEPRDYSHSNQKNTNYQKWGNGQAKKVEIGQNNMPKKSENECYRCGIKGHWYQNCHTPKHLVDLYQASKEKARDIETNFIYQGEDLSQVPSVSAPFDVSDFFEDPDGRIDHLIGDGSVQNY is encoded by the exons ATGTCGAATATCTCAAAGCTTGAATTTTCTGCTCTTGATATCTCCGGCAAGAATTATCTCTCTTGGATACTAGATGCTGAAATACATCTAGATGCTATGGGTATTGGAAATACAATCaaagatgaaaataatgaatcaCCGCAAAACCGTGCAAAGGCTATGATATTCCTTCGTCACCATCTTCATGATGGTTTGAAAATTGAGTATTTGACGATAAAAGATCCTCTTGATCTGTGGAATAATTTGAAAGAGAGATATAGCCATCAAAAGACGGTGATTCTCCCAAAAGCACGCTATGATTGGATGCATTTGCGCTTACAAGATTTTAAGTCT CAGTATAGAGAGAAAGGCTTCAAAaaatattctgaattgatttcaTGTTTGCTTGTGGCTGAGCAAAATAATGAATTATTGATGAAAAATCATGAAATCCGTCCCACTGGAGCCAACCCATTCCCTGAAGTGAATGTGGCGATGCATGATGAAAAAAGGAAACAAAATAAGATCGAATTTGGTCGTGGTAGTGGTCATGGTCATGGACGTGGCCGTGACCGTGGACGTGGCTGTGAGCGCCGTCGAGGACGCTTTCATCCGTATAATCGTGGGCATGAAGAGCCACGTGACTATAGTCATAGCAATCAAAAGAATACAAATTATCAAAAATGGGGTAATGGCCAAGCAAAGAAAGTTGAAATTGGTCAAAATAATATGCCAAAGAAATCAGAAAATGAGTGCTATAGATGTGGAATAAAAGGGCATTGGTATCAAAATTGTCATACGCCCAAACACCTTGTTGATCTCTACCAAGCATCAAAAGAAAAGGCAAGAGATATAGAGactaattttatttatcaaGGTGAAGATTTAAGCCAAGTTCCATCCGTCTCAGCACCTTTCGATGTCTCTGATTTCTTTGAAGACCCAGATGGGAGAATTGATCATTTGATTGGAGATGGCAGCGTAcagaattattaa
- the LOC140863801 gene encoding uncharacterized protein — protein MMKKAMESVQDLIEEAKLRTVWWILCIFGVSYFLTHTSKSMLMNIPIAVLLVSGLRLLLNEVEFRWKVQNTRPLSYLSHLEKKQLSVNDSRLSILPPAQKWKRKIDSPVVEAAIEDFINQILHDFVIDLWYSDITPDKEAPELIRGIIMDVLGEISGRIKEVNLVDLLTRDVVDLVGDHLDLFRRNQASIGVDVMGTLSSEERDERLKHHLLASKELHPALISPECEYKFLQRLMGGLLAVVLRPREAQCPLVRCIARELLTSLVVQPIMDFASPGYINELFEYIILAYNDEDIVANQSSKVESHNRDQAVVREHYQSGESNVKKCVPSGVGGTDLSLSQFDNEKALKSNASGNFFTSNIQDVPLHPPPAEWAKAFDAANQRRTEVLMPENLENMWTIGRNYKKKLQKKVAPRPQASEGTGSLTMTVPRKQLFAHIPVQKPKTSIEAEVKNYRKLPTRPQQDNQPTNSRLATFGTSKDLDQEVFLKERSTIEELQETAAVASHENRNKLKRSNSTSDLHIHPRLEDTLTSVGTASVISEYYSADAKKLSIHSRKSISDVVIHGEGLHVPKLKCRVVGAYFEKLGSNSFAVYSIAVTDADNNTWFVKRRYRNFERLHKHLKDIPNYTLHLPPKRIFSSSTEDSFVHQRCIQLDKYLQDLLSIANVAEQHEVWDFLSASSKNYSFGKSSSAMRTLAVNVDDAVDDIVRQFKGVSDGLMKKVVGSPSSFHETSSVTSRNLSWNADDLNKLARRESTSESINSFSDNEEGYNANQGQRELESSAQANGWHSDNELNSQGFPPRVVKSGEEVNFDETRGVKMKPATSCESKYQESSLALMSFPLDDPTAVPPEWTPPNLSVPVLNLVDNIFQLKRRGWLRRQVFWISKQILQLVMEDAIDDWLSRQIQWLRREEVIAQGIRWVHNVLWPDGTFFLRLRTQSLLNDSQTNQGSWQNTRKQNGRRVAQPGSFEQQLEAARRASDLKKLIFDGAPTTLVSLIGQKQYRRCARDVYYFLQSTICLKQLGYGILELILISVFPELRDIVTDIHEKMPVQPESY, from the exons ATGATGAAGAAGGCAATGGAGAGTGTACAGGATCTGATCGAAGAAGCTAAGCTTCGAACTGTGTGGTGGATTCTCTGTATATTTGGAGTATCTTACTTCTTGACAC ACACTAGCAAATCAATGTTGATGAATATTCCAATAGCCGTACTCTTGGTTTCTGGATTACGATTACTGCTTAATGAGGTAGAATTCCGGTGGAAGGTTCAGAACACCAGACCATTGTCCTATTTATCCCACTTAGAAAAAAAGCAGCTGTCTGTGAATGATTCCCGCCTAAGTATCCTACCCCCTGCTCAAAAATGGAAGAGAAAAATAGATTCTCCTGTTGTAGAGGCTGCTATTGAAGATTTTATCAACCAAATTTTGCATGATTTTGTGATAGATTTGTGGTATTCCGATATTACACCTGACAAAGAGGCACCAGAGCTTATCCGTGGGATAATAATGGATGTCCTTGGTGAAATATCTGGAAGAATCAAAGAAGTAAACCTTGTTGACCTGTTAACAag GGATGTGGTAGATCTGGTTGGAGATCACCTCGATCTTTTTAGAAGAAACCAAGCTTCTATTGGTGTGGATGTTATGGGAACATTGTCCTCTGAAGAACGGGATGAGAGGTTGAAACACCATCTTCTGGCCTCTAAGGAACTTCATCCGGCTTTGATATCTCCAGAGTGTGAGTACAAG TTTCTTCAGCGGCTCATGGGAGGCCTTTTAGCTGTTGTGCTAAGACCAAGGGAAGCACAGTGCCCTTTAGTTCGGTGCATTGCTCGCGAGCTTTTGACTTCTTTGGTTGTACAGCCAATAATGGATTTTGCAAGCCCCGG GTATATTAATGAGTTGTTTGAGTATATTATACTTGCCTATAATGATGAGGATATTGTTGCTAATCAATCATCTAAGGTTGAGAGTCATAACCGTGATCAAGCTGTTGTCAGAGAACATTACCAAAGCGGTGAATCTAATGTGAAAAAATGTGTTCCTTCTGGCGTTGGAGGAACTGATTTGTCCTTGTCCCAATTTGATAATGAGAAGGCACTAAAATCCAATGCCTCAGGAAATTTCTTCACTAGTAACATTCAGGATGTGCCTTTACATCCACCGCCTGCTGAATGGGCAAAAGCATTTGATGCAGCAAACCAGAGAAGAACAGAAGTCCTGATGCCTGAAAATCTTGAAAACATGTGGACCATTGGAAGAAACTATAAAAAGAAACTCCAAAAAAAGGTTGCTCCACGACCTCAGGCTTCTGAAGGTACTGGCTCATTAACCATGACAGTGCCACGAAAACAATTGTTTGCGCACATACCAGTACAGAAGCCTAAAACATCAATCGAAGCAGAAGTTAAGAATTATAGGAAACTACCTACCAGGCCTCAACAAGATAATCAACCTACCAATTCTAGGCTTGCGACCTTTGGCACTTCAAAAGACCTTGATCAGGAAGTTTTCTTAAAGGAGAGATCTACAATTGAGGAGCTGCAAGAAACTGCTGCTGTTGCTTCCCATGAAAATAGGAATAAACTTAAACGATCAAACAGCACTTCTGATTTACACATTCATCCTAGACTCGAGGATACACTTACTAGTGTAGGTACTGCATCCGTCATTTCAGAATACTACAGTGCAGATGCTAAGAAGCTTAGTATACACAGCAGGAAGAGTATTTCAGATGTCGTAATTCATGGTGAAGGGCTGCATGTTCCGAAGCTAAAATGTCGA GTTGTTGGAGCATACTTTGAGAAACTTGGCTCGAACTCCTTTGCAGTTTACTCAATTGCTGTGACTGATGCTGACAATAATACTTGGTTTGTGAAAAGAAG ATATCGGAATTTTGAGAGATTGCACAAACATCTTAAGGACATTCCTAACTATACATTGCATTTACCTCCCAAAAGGATATTTTCTTCAAGTACGGAGGATTCTTTTGTTCATCAGCGCTGCATTCAGCTTGACAAGTATCTTCAA GATCTCCTGTCAATTGCCAATGTTGCTGAGCAACATGAAGTGTGGGATTTTTTAAGTGCTTCCTCTAAG AATTACTCATTTGGAAAATCATCTTCTGCAATGAGGACTCTCGCAG TTAACGTGGATGATGCTGTTGACGATATTGTACGCCAATTCAAAGGGGTTTCTGATGGCCTGATGAAGAAAGTTGTTGGCTCACCTTCCTCTTTTCATGAAACATCTTCTGTTACAAGCAGAAACTTGTCCTGGAATGCTGATGATTTAAATAAATTGGCTAGGCGGGAAAGTACCTCTGAATCAATTAACAGTTTTTCTGATAACGAGGAAGGTTATAATGCAAACCAGGGGCAACGGGAATTAGAATCTTCCGCCCAAGCTAATGGGTGGCATTCAGACAATGAATTAAATTCACAGGGTTTTCCACCAAGGGTTGTTAAATCCGGGGAAGAGGTCAATTTTGATGAAACACGTGGGGTAAAGATGAAGCCTGCAACAAGCTGTGAGAGCAAATATCAGGAATCAAGCTTAGCCTTAATGTCTTTTCCCCTGGATGATCCAACAGCAGTTCCTCCTGAG TGGACACCACCAAATTTAAGTGTTCCAGTTCTGAATTTAGTTGATAACATATTTCAGCTCAAGAGAAGAGGCTGGCTAAG GAGACAGGTTTTTTGGATTTCCAAGCAAATATTGCAGTTGGTCATGGAGGATGCCATTGATGACTGGCTGTCAAGGCAAATACAGTGGCTCCGTAGAGAGGAGGTCATTGCTCAAGGAATTCGATGGGTTCACAAT GTTCTCTGGCCTGATGGAACTTTCTTTTTGAGACTGCGCACTCAGAGTCTTTTAAATGACAGTCAAACTAACCAGGGATCTTGGCAAAATACTCGAAAACAAAATGGTAGAAGGGTCGCTCAACCAGGGTCTTTTGAGCAACAGCTTGAAGCTGCTCGAAGAGCTAGTGATttgaaaaaattgatatttG ATGGTGCTCCGACCACTCTGGTCAGCTTGATCGGGCAGAAACAGTACAGACGTTGTGCAAGGGACGTATACTACTTCCTTCAG TCTACGATCTGTTTAAAGCAACTTGGATATGGAATACTGGAACTTATTCTCATCTCTGTTTTTCCCGAGTTGCGTGATATTGTGACGGATATACACGAAAAGATGCCAGTTCAGCCTGAATCGTATTGA